One Actinomycetospora corticicola genomic window, CCACGGCCTTCGTCGGCGGGTCCGGCCGCGCGCCGGCGCTGCCGACTAACGCGCCCGCTGGACTGCGCCCGGCCCCGGCTCCTGCCCCCGACGCCGGGCCCTCCCGCGGCCGCCGCGCCGCGAACCCCCTGACCGGCCGTCTCGCCGTCGCCGCGGTCGCGGCCGGCGCGCTCGCCACGGCGGGCCACAGCGTCGTGTCCAGCGGCCTCGACGCGCCGACCGGGGAGACCCGCACCGACCTCGCGCTCTCCGCCGGGACATCCGCGGCCAGCACCCCGGTCGCCGCCGCGACCGCCGCGCCGAGCTCCGCCCTGGACGCCGCCACCACCGGCGTCATGGCGATCGCCCCGGCGCCCACCGCCCCCAGCCAGGTCTCGTCGCTGTCGAAGGCCCGCAAGGTCGCCGACGCCGCCGTGGCCCGCGAGGCGGCCGCGCGCGCCCCGAAGTTCGTCAAGCCCGCCGAGGGCCGCTTCACCTCCGGGTTCGGCGCCCGCTGGGGCACCTCGCACCGCGGCGTCGACATCGCGAACGCGATCGGCACCCCGATCGTCTCGGTCGCCGACGGCACCGTGCTCGAGTCCGGCCCCGCCAGCGGGTTCGGCATGTGGGTCCGGGTGCAGCTCGAGGACGGCACGATCAACGTCTACGGCCACATCAACCGCTCCTTCGTGAAGGAGGGGCAGAAGGTGAAGGCCGGCGAGGAGATCGCCGAGATCGGCAACCGCGGGCAGTCGACGGGGCCGCACCTGCACTTCGAGGTCTGGACGCCGGGCGGCGCCAAGATCAACCCGCTCCCCTGGCTCGCGGAGCGCGGCATCTCCCTGGGCGCGTCCGCCGACTAGGCCCGTCCCGTTCCGAGCGAGCGGCACTCTCGCGCACATAGATGCTGCGAACGTGCCGCTCGCTCGTTCCTGGGGTGCGGCCGAACGGAGCAGCGCGTCAGGCGCTCCGCACCAGCTCGCGCGCCCGGGCGATCTGCGGCGGCATCGGCGGGTCGGGCAGCAGCGTCGTCGCGCCCCGGGTCAGGCGCAGCGCCACCGTCGTGGCGGCATCGGTCGTCGGCAGGCCGGGGAGCCCGTACATCCGCCGCGCCCACCGGGGCAGCGTGCCCAGCGCCAGGCCCGCGAGGGTGGACAGCGTGACGGCGATCCCGGCGGGCGCGTGCGGCTGCGGGCGCAGCAGGCCCCCGACGCCGAGCCGGGCCTCGTCGGTCATCCGGAGGCCCGGGCGGACCCGCTCGAAATAGGCCGCCATCTCCGCCTGTGTGGCCGGGACGATCGCCGGGTCGAGCCCCACGACCTCCGCCGCGCGCACGTTCTCGGCCACGTAGGTGTCGGCGTCCGCGGCGTCGAGCACGCCCGCGCGCCGGGCGATGTCGACGTAGGAGTCGATCTCGCAGACGTGGACCCACAGCAGGTGCTCGGGCTCGTCGAGGCGGAACGCGGTCCCGTCGGGGTCGTGGCCGCGCAGCGTGGCGTGCAGCCGACGCACCCGGCTCCCCGCCACCTCGATCTCCGCGGTGCTGCCGAAGGTGCGGGTGCCCACGAACTCGACGGTCCGCTGGAACCGCGGCCACGCCTTCTTCGGGTCGAACAGGGCGGAGTTCTGATAGGTCCCGCGCATCACCCGGGGGTGCAGCGACTGCAGCAGCAGCGCCCGCATCCCCGCGATCCACAGCACGGGCTCGACGTGCACCCGCCACGTCACCGAGTCGGGTCCGAACAGGCCGTCGTCGTGGATGTCCACTGCACTCCCGGGGGTCACCGAGCCACCGTTCGGCGGCATCGGGGTCGACCGCCTGCCTCCAGACCTACCCGCGGGTCGGCGACCCGGCAACCGGGGAGCCCACGCCCCTACAGCTTCTGCATCGGGACGCCCCCGATGAGCATCAGGCGCACCGTGCCCGAGGACCCGAAGTCGATCGTCGCGGTCTGCTTGCTGCCCACGCCGTCGACGACGGTGACCAGCCCGAGCCCGTACTTGTCGTGGCTGACCCGGTCGCCCACCTCGAGCGACAGGGCCGGCGCACTCGACGCCGAACGCATCGGCGACGGCCGCGAGCGGGCCCCGGTGAGGTCCCGGCCCCAGCTCCGGCCGGACCCGAAGCCGGTCGACATCGACGGCGCCGACCGCTCGGGCGCGGACCGCCGCCAGTCCACGACCTCGACGGGCACCTCGTCGAGGAACCGCGACGGCGGGTTGGCCTGGGGCTGTCCGAACGCCGAGCGCATCAACGCGCGGGAGAGGTAGAGCCGCTGCTGGGCGCGGGTGATCCCCACGTAGGCGAGCCGGCGCTCCTCGGAGAGCTCCGCCGGGTCGGCCAGTGCCCGCTGGTGGGGGAAGACGCCGTCCTCCCAGCCCGTGCAGAACACGACCGGGAACTCGAGGCCCTTCGCGGTGTGCAGCGTCATCAGCGTGACCACGCCGTCCCCGCCGTCGGGAATGGAGTCGGCGTCCGCGACCAGCGAGACCCGCTCGAGGAAGGCCTCCAGCGAGCCGGGGTCGGTGGCGTCGTCGGCCGCGACCACCACGCCCGCCGGGACCTCCGCCGCCCCGTCGGCCTGGGCGGCCTCGGCCACCGCGGCGTTCGCCCGGGCGTCGCCGACGAACTCGCGGGCGACGCTGACGAGCTCGGTGAGGTTCTCCAGCCGCGACTGCTCCTGCGGGTCCTCCGAGTTCTCCAGCTCCGCGCGGTAGCGCGTCATGTCGAGCACCGCGTCGAGGGTGTCGGCGACCTCCTGGCCCCCGGCCACCCCGGCGGACAGCGCGTCCATCATCTCGACGAAGTCGGCGATGTTGCGCTGCGACCGCGTGGCGAGCCCGTGCACCGTGCCCGCCGCCGCCCGCCGGAGCGCCGCCGCGAAGGTGATGTGCTCCCGCTCGGCGTGGTCGGCCACCACGGCCTCCGCGCGGTCGCCGATCCCGCGCTTGGGCACGTTGAGGATCCGGCGCAGCGAGACCGTGTCTTCCGGGTTGGAGAGGACCTTGAGGTAGGCGAGCGCGTCGCGGACCTCGCGGCGCTCGTAGAACCGCACGCCGCCGACGATCTTGTACGGCATGCCGAGGCGCACGAACACGTCCTCGAACACCCGCGACTGCGCGTTCGTCCGGTAGAACACCGCGACCTCGCCGAAGCGCACCTCGCCGCCGTCGACGAGCCGGTCGATCTCGGCGGCCACGAACGCGGCCTCGTCGTGCTCGTTGTCCGCGACGTAGCCGACGATCTTCTCGCCGTCGCCCTGGTCGGTCCACAGTCGCTTGTCGCGCCGGTCCGGGTTGCGGGCGATGACCCCGTTGGCCGCCGTCAGGATCATCTGCGTGGAGCGGTAGTTCTGCTCCAGCAGGATCGTCCGCGCCTCGGGGTAGTCCCGCTCGAACTCGATGATGTTGCGGATCGTGGCGCCGCGGAAGGCGTAGATCGACTGGTCGGCGTCACCCACCACGACCAGCTCGGCGGGCGGCACCGACCCGTCGGGCGAGCCGCTCGCCAGGGCCCGCACCAGCGCGTACTGGGCGTGGTTCGTGTCCTGGTACTCGTCGACCAGCACGTGCCGGAACCGGCGGCGGTAGTGCTCCGCCACGTCGGGGAAGCGCTGGAGGAGGTCGACCGTGCGGCCGATCAGGTCGTCGAAGTCCAGGGAGTTCGATTCCTGCAGCCGCTGCTGGTAGGTGGTGAACACGTCGGCGCAGCGCCGCTCGTAGTCGTTCGCCGCCGCCTCGGAGGCCGTGATCGGGTCGACCAGCTCGTTCTTCCACGCGCTGATCTGCCCGAGCAGGCCGCGCGGCGGGAACCGCTTCGGGTCGAGGTCGAGCTGCTTGGTGATGGTGGCGACGAGCCGCCGCGAGTCGTCCGCGTCGTAGATCGAGAACGTGCTGGACAGGTCCAGGTGCTTGTACTCGCGGCGCAGGATCCGCACGCACATGGAGTGGAAGGTCGACACCCACATCGCGTTGGACCGCCGCCCGACGAGGGCCGCGACGCGCTCCCGCATCTCGGCCGCGGCCTTGTTGGTGAAGGTGATCGCGAGGATCTGCCCGGGGTGCGCGCCGTGGGCGAGCTGGTAGGCGATCCGGTGGGTCAGCACCCGCGTCTTGCCCGAACCGGCGCCCGCCACGATGAGCAGCGGCGAGCCGGCGTGCGTCACGGCCTCGCGCTGCTGCGGGTTCATCCCCTCGAGCAGCTTCTGCCCGCGGTCGTCGCGCCGCTCCCGTCCCGACGACGGGTCGCCCGGGCCGGGCGGGTCCGCGCGGCCCGGCTGCCCGTCCGCGGTGCGGCGCAGTGCGGTGGTCCCCGCCGCGCCCGCGAGTCGCGCGGCGAGGCCGGCCGCGGCGCTCGGGCGGGCCGTCCGGGACGACCCCGTCTCAGTGCTACTCATCGCCTCGCCACGCTACCCGGCACCCCCGACGGTCCGGGGCCTCCTCGGACGGACCGATGCTGCTGACACGGGGGCGGACCCGGACTACTCTCGTCGACGTGCACGCGACGCGGCGATTTCCCTACGGGACCCGGACCCCGGTTCCCGTGGCTGCCCAGCGCTGACTGCTCACCACGCCCGCCCCGGAGTCCACGCGACCCCGGGGCTTTCTCGTGCCGGGGTCGGACGGCTCCGACACACCCGTGAGGACCACGACCGTGACCGACACGCCGACCAGCAGCACCGGCGGGCTCGCCCCCGCCACGGCGGAGGAGATCCCCGACCTGCGGGTCGAGATCGACGCCATCGACGCCGAGCTGCTGCGTCTGATCAAGCGCCGCTCCGAGATCTCGCAGCGCATCGGGCTCGCCCGCATGGCCGCCGGCGGCCCGCGCATCGTCTACAACCGCGAGATGCAGGTCCTGGCGCGGTTCCGCGACCTCGGCAGCGAGGGACGCGAGCTCGGCATGCTGCTGCTGCGCCTCGGGCGCGGGCGGCTCGGTGGCGGCCGGTAGTTCCGGAATCGGGCGCGGACCACACCTCCGCGCTGGCATCCTGGATCCATGGGAACGGTCATCGACCTGATCGCGACGATCGTCGCCATCCTCGGTCTGCTCGCCGCCGTCGGCTACGGCGGCTACCTGCTCATGCTGCGGTCGGTGGCCACGAAGCGTCCCGGCGCCTCGCACCTCGCCGCCGACGCCCGCAAGCGGCTGCCCGCGGCGGGCGGCCTCACCGTCGGGGCGCTCCTCGCCCTGCTGCTCACCAACGGTGGCGTCACGCCCGACGTCATCGGGCTGCTCCTCGGCGGCGGCATCGGCCTCGCGTCGGTCAACCAGCTCCAGAGCGCCCGCAAGCGGCTCGCCAACCCGCCGTCGTCCTTCTGACGCCACCCGTTCAGCCGCGTGACAACCTCGGAGGGCGGCCCGGGCGGAGTCGGAGCGTGCGCACCCGATGTGACCACACTGCTCCCCGTCGTCGCCGAGCGGCCGTCCAGCAGCGCCGAACGACCGTCACCGGACCGTTGCGACGTCGTTCGGATGAGTGATCACCGTTCTCCCTCGTCCGTGTCCGCAACACGCCCGCACGGCGACGGAGAGCGGTCGATCGGCGGCCGGGCCTTCCCGGGCGCTGGGCGTGCGTCACCTGCCCGAGTAGACAGTCACCTCACAGGAACCGTTGGCGGGGGCTGACTTCTGGGAGTGACGACGTGACTGTGTCCGCCTCGGCGGGCCGGGGTGACCGGTCCCGCGGCTGGTACGGCCTCTCCGGCACCGCTGGATCGCAGGACCCGGCGCTTCCCCCGTTGCCCGACGCCCCGCGACAGCGCGGGCGGGACCGCGGTCGGCACACCGCCGGCGTCCCGGTGACCGACTACGTCCTGCGCGAGGACACCGGCGAGCTCCCGACGACGGGTGCGGTCATCACCGCGAGCGGGCGGATGCGCCGCCACGCCGCGCCGCTCACGATCCGCCGCGGCACCGCCGCCGGCCGGGTCACCACCGCCGCGGTCCTGGTCGGCGGCACCGCCGTCGGCGTCATCGGCGCGGTCGCCGGCCCCACCTTCCTCCCGCCGGTCGACGACTCCCCCGTCCACTCGCCGGTCGGCCCGGACGGCGTCACGCCGATCCCCGGCGCTCCCGGTTCCGCGCTGACGGCCGCCCCCGGGTCCGTCGCCTTCGCCGCGTTCTCGACCTCGGCCCAGAGCCTGGGTCTCTCCGGAGGCGGTCCCCTCGTCGGGGGCCCGCTCGCCGGCTCGACGTCGCTCCCCGGCGCGACCGCCGCCCCCGTCCCCGGTGTCGTGACGCCGGGGACGGGGGGAACGGCGACCCCGCCCGGCGGCGGCGCGGGAACCGGCGGAGGTACGGGTGGCGGCGGGGGGCTGCCGGGCCTGCCCATCCCGGGTCTCCCCGGTGGCGGCGGCTCGACCGGTGGCGGTGGTGGCACCCCGCCCGGCGGAGGGAACTCCCCCGCCGGTGTGACCCCCGTCGTCCCGATCGTCGGCGGCGCCGTCGTCGACACCGGGAACACGGTCAAGCCCCTGCCCGTCGTCGGGCCCGTCGTCGGCGGCGTGACCGACACGGTGGGCGGTCTGACCGGTGCCGTGCAGCAGGACGTCGCCGCGCCCGCCGGGGCACTCGTCGGGGGCACCGTCGACACCGTGGGCGGGGTCGCGGCCCCGCTGCCCGTCGTCGGCGGCGCCACCCAGGGCCTGACGAACACGGTCTCCGACGTGACCACGATCCTCACCGGCGGTGGCCAGAAGCCGTCCGGGCCGGGCGTCGCCGGGGCGACCGGCACGTTGCTGACCGACGCCGGCACCACCGTGGGGACCGTCGCCCCGCCGCTGGCCGGCACGGTGGCCCTGACCACGAGCACGGCCTCCGACTTCGTCGCGAAGACCAGCGAGACGGTCACCGCGCCCGTCACGCAGACCGTGGACGCGGTCGGCACCGCAACCAAGGACGTCCCCGCCGTCGGGCCGACCCTGCAGCGGACGACCGAGACGGTGTCCGAGACCGTCGGGACATTGCTGACCGGGGCGAGGTCGACCTCGAGCGGATCGTCGTCCCAGGCCGCGCCGACCAGCTCGGACGACGAGGGCTCGTCGTCGGGCTCGTCCTCCTCGGCGAAGCAGTCGTCCTCGGAGGAGTCCTCGCAGGAGTCCTCGGACGAGGGCTCGTCGTCGGGGAGTTCCTCGGACGAGGGCTCCGGCAGCGACTCCGGCAGCAGCTCCTCCTCCGGCTCGGACGGCGGCGACGTCGTCTCCGCCGTGACCAGCACGGCGTCCGGTCTGCTCGGCCAGTAGGGCGAGGCGCAGATCGCGGCCGTGACACGTCACCCGACCGTGGGACCCGACACGTCCCGCCCTCTACCCTGATGCCTCACGGGGGCCGCGGGGCCCGGGAGTCTCGGGCGGAGGGAGGCCGGTGACAGCTCGTCGCGTCGTCGCCGGGCGGTATCGCCTCGAGGAGCGCATCGGGTCGGGCGCGATGGGCGTCGTCTGGCGCGGGACGGACGAGCGGCTCGGCCGTGTCGTCGCCGTCAAGCAGGTCTTCCTCAACCAGGGCCTCGACGAGTCCGAGGCCGACGAGGTCCGCCAGCGCACCCTCCGCGAGGGACGCATCGCGGCGCGGCTGCAGCACCCGCACGCGATCTCGGTCTTCGACGCCTCCATCGAGGGCGACGAACCGTGGCTCGTCATGGAGTACCTGCCCTCGCGCAGCCTCTCCGCGATGCTCGCCGAGCAGGGGCCGCTCGACCCGCGCCTCGTCGCGCGCATCGGCCGCCAGGTCGCCGACGCCCTCGACGCCGCCCACCAGGCCGGCATCGTGCACCGCGACGTCAAGCCGGGGAACGTCCTCATCGGCAGCGACGGCACCGTCAAGATCACCGACTTCGGCATCTCCCGCGCCACCGGCGACCTGACCCTCACCCGCACCGGCATGCTCGCCGGCACCCCCGCCTACCTGGCCCCCGAGGTCGCCCGCGGGGAGGACTCGACGTTCGCCTCCGACGTCTTCTCCCTCGGCGCCACGCTGTACGCGGCGGTCGAGGGCGTGCCGCCCTTCGGGTCGGAGGACAACGCGCTCGCGCTGCTGCACGCCGTGGCCGCCGGGGCGGTGAACCCGCCGGTCCAGGCCGGGCCGCTGACGGCGCTGCTCATGCGCCTGCTCCGCGACGACCCCACCGAGCGCCCCACCCCGGCCCAGGCCCGCCGCGAGCTCGGCCGGATCGCCCACGCCGCCGGGTCCGCGTCGACCGCGAGCTGGGCCCGCGCCGACCTCGACGAGGCCCGGGTCCCCGACTCCCGCCGCTCCACCGAGTCCGACCGCGTCGCCACCGGTTCGCGAGGTCGCTCCGGCGGGACCCCGTCGCCCACCTGGCACGGCAGCCCCTTTCCCGACGCCGGGTCGGAGGACCCGGGCCCGACGCTCGGCGACGGCGACCGGGTAGGGCCGCCCGCCCCGCCCGCCCCGCGGTCCAACGGGTCCGGTCCGCGCGCCGTCGCGGCCGCTCCCGCCTCCCGTGCGAAGCGCCGTCGTCCGACCACGGCCATCGTCGTCGCGGTGCTGCTCGCCGCCGTACTCGCGGGCGTCCTGCTCGCCGTCGCCCTGACCCGCGGCTCGACCGGCACCGAGGGCGCCTCGCTCGGGTCGCCCACGTCGACCGGGGTGGCGGGACCGACCGACGAACGGACCCAGATGGTCGCCGCGGTCCGCGACTACTACTCGATCGTCACCGCGAACCCCGGCGCGGGCTGGGCGCGGCTCGGCGCGACCATGCAGGACACCGCGGGCGGGTTCGGCGGCTACCAGAGCTTCTGGTCGACGATCGCGTCCGTGCAGGTCACCGACGCCGAGGCGATCGACGACGACACGGTCCGGGCGACCCTGGTGTTCACCTCGAAGAACGGGTCGACCAGCCGCGAGGTCCACGAGCTCGGGATGGGCCGCGGCACCGGCGGCGGCTGGCTGATCAACTCGGAGCGGACCGTCTAGACCGGCGTACGTTCCCCGGCATGACCTTCCAGATCGTCGACCCGTCCGATCTCGACGTCGGCCGCGGCCCCCACCCGGCCGCGAGCCCGTTCGAGAAGCGGGTCGGCGAGGCGATCGG contains:
- a CDS encoding M23 family metallopeptidase, whose translation is MPTNAPAGLRPAPAPAPDAGPSRGRRAANPLTGRLAVAAVAAGALATAGHSVVSSGLDAPTGETRTDLALSAGTSAASTPVAAATAAPSSALDAATTGVMAIAPAPTAPSQVSSLSKARKVADAAVAREAAARAPKFVKPAEGRFTSGFGARWGTSHRGVDIANAIGTPIVSVADGTVLESGPASGFGMWVRVQLEDGTINVYGHINRSFVKEGQKVKAGEEIAEIGNRGQSTGPHLHFEVWTPGGAKINPLPWLAERGISLGASAD
- a CDS encoding oxygenase MpaB family protein; the protein is MTPGSAVDIHDDGLFGPDSVTWRVHVEPVLWIAGMRALLLQSLHPRVMRGTYQNSALFDPKKAWPRFQRTVEFVGTRTFGSTAEIEVAGSRVRRLHATLRGHDPDGTAFRLDEPEHLLWVHVCEIDSYVDIARRAGVLDAADADTYVAENVRAAEVVGLDPAIVPATQAEMAAYFERVRPGLRMTDEARLGVGGLLRPQPHAPAGIAVTLSTLAGLALGTLPRWARRMYGLPGLPTTDAATTVALRLTRGATTLLPDPPMPPQIARARELVRSA
- the pcrA gene encoding DNA helicase PcrA; this encodes MSSTETGSSRTARPSAAAGLAARLAGAAGTTALRRTADGQPGRADPPGPGDPSSGRERRDDRGQKLLEGMNPQQREAVTHAGSPLLIVAGAGSGKTRVLTHRIAYQLAHGAHPGQILAITFTNKAAAEMRERVAALVGRRSNAMWVSTFHSMCVRILRREYKHLDLSSTFSIYDADDSRRLVATITKQLDLDPKRFPPRGLLGQISAWKNELVDPITASEAAANDYERRCADVFTTYQQRLQESNSLDFDDLIGRTVDLLQRFPDVAEHYRRRFRHVLVDEYQDTNHAQYALVRALASGSPDGSVPPAELVVVGDADQSIYAFRGATIRNIIEFERDYPEARTILLEQNYRSTQMILTAANGVIARNPDRRDKRLWTDQGDGEKIVGYVADNEHDEAAFVAAEIDRLVDGGEVRFGEVAVFYRTNAQSRVFEDVFVRLGMPYKIVGGVRFYERREVRDALAYLKVLSNPEDTVSLRRILNVPKRGIGDRAEAVVADHAEREHITFAAALRRAAAGTVHGLATRSQRNIADFVEMMDALSAGVAGGQEVADTLDAVLDMTRYRAELENSEDPQEQSRLENLTELVSVAREFVGDARANAAVAEAAQADGAAEVPAGVVVAADDATDPGSLEAFLERVSLVADADSIPDGGDGVVTLMTLHTAKGLEFPVVFCTGWEDGVFPHQRALADPAELSEERRLAYVGITRAQQRLYLSRALMRSAFGQPQANPPSRFLDEVPVEVVDWRRSAPERSAPSMSTGFGSGRSWGRDLTGARSRPSPMRSASSAPALSLEVGDRVSHDKYGLGLVTVVDGVGSKQTATIDFGSSGTVRLMLIGGVPMQKL
- a CDS encoding chorismate mutase; this translates as MTDTPTSSTGGLAPATAEEIPDLRVEIDAIDAELLRLIKRRSEISQRIGLARMAAGGPRIVYNREMQVLARFRDLGSEGRELGMLLLRLGRGRLGGGR
- a CDS encoding serine/threonine-protein kinase, with product MTARRVVAGRYRLEERIGSGAMGVVWRGTDERLGRVVAVKQVFLNQGLDESEADEVRQRTLREGRIAARLQHPHAISVFDASIEGDEPWLVMEYLPSRSLSAMLAEQGPLDPRLVARIGRQVADALDAAHQAGIVHRDVKPGNVLIGSDGTVKITDFGISRATGDLTLTRTGMLAGTPAYLAPEVARGEDSTFASDVFSLGATLYAAVEGVPPFGSEDNALALLHAVAAGAVNPPVQAGPLTALLMRLLRDDPTERPTPAQARRELGRIAHAAGSASTASWARADLDEARVPDSRRSTESDRVATGSRGRSGGTPSPTWHGSPFPDAGSEDPGPTLGDGDRVGPPAPPAPRSNGSGPRAVAAAPASRAKRRRPTTAIVVAVLLAAVLAGVLLAVALTRGSTGTEGASLGSPTSTGVAGPTDERTQMVAAVRDYYSIVTANPGAGWARLGATMQDTAGGFGGYQSFWSTIASVQVTDAEAIDDDTVRATLVFTSKNGSTSREVHELGMGRGTGGGWLINSERTV